Proteins encoded by one window of Prevotella nigrescens:
- the sucD gene encoding succinate--CoA ligase subunit alpha, with translation MSILINKDTRLIVQGITGRDGSFHATKMKEYGTNVVGGTSPGKAGQEVAGIPVFNTVRDAVEATNANTSVIFVPAAFAKDAMLEAADAGIKLIICITEGVPTLDVVEAYRYIQIKGAQLIGPNCPGLISPAESMVGIMPTNIFKKGHTGVISRSGTLTYQVVAALTAEGLGQSSAIGVGGDPIVGLYFQELLEMFQNDPETDSIAIIGEIGGDAEERAAEYIKQYVTKPVVAFISGREAPKGKQMGHAGAIISSSSGTAAEKVAAFEAAGIPVARETYEIPILLKQKLGK, from the coding sequence ATGAGTATTTTAATTAATAAAGATACACGCCTTATTGTTCAAGGTATTACTGGTCGCGATGGTAGCTTCCACGCTACAAAGATGAAAGAATATGGTACTAACGTTGTAGGTGGCACGTCGCCGGGCAAGGCTGGACAAGAAGTTGCAGGCATTCCTGTATTCAATACTGTCCGCGATGCAGTAGAGGCAACGAATGCAAACACTTCTGTAATCTTCGTTCCTGCTGCTTTTGCAAAAGATGCAATGCTCGAAGCTGCTGATGCAGGCATCAAATTGATTATCTGTATAACCGAGGGTGTTCCTACGCTCGACGTTGTTGAGGCATATCGCTATATCCAAATTAAAGGCGCACAGCTTATCGGACCTAACTGTCCTGGCTTAATCTCTCCTGCAGAGAGCATGGTTGGCATTATGCCAACAAACATCTTCAAGAAAGGGCACACGGGTGTCATCAGCCGTTCAGGTACTTTGACCTATCAGGTTGTGGCTGCGCTTACTGCAGAAGGTCTTGGACAATCATCGGCTATCGGTGTAGGTGGCGACCCTATTGTAGGTCTTTACTTCCAAGAATTGCTCGAAATGTTCCAGAACGACCCTGAAACCGACAGCATTGCAATCATTGGCGAAATAGGTGGTGATGCAGAAGAACGTGCAGCCGAATACATTAAGCAGTATGTTACAAAACCTGTTGTTGCCTTTATTTCGGGTAGAGAAGCACCGAAAGGCAAGCAGATGGGACATGCGGGAGCCATTATCTCAAGCAGTTCCGGTACTGCTGCAGAAAAGGTTGCTGCGTTCGAAGCTGCAGGAATCCCTGTTGCTCGTGAGACATACGAGATTCCAATACTGCTAAAGCAAAAGTTAGGCAAGTAA
- the sucC gene encoding ADP-forming succinate--CoA ligase subunit beta, translated as MKVHEYQAKEFFASYGVPVERGIVCRTPDEAVEAYKKLGVELAVVKAQVHTGGRGKAGGVKLGRNVEEIRTHASNILGMDIKGFIVDRILLCAAVDIKSEYYVSILPDRQTKSAIFMISREGGMDIEAVAKETPEKIAKIAIDPAVGLQDYKAREIAFKLFDGKKYVNQAVPLFKNLYRLFVEKDASLVEINPLVITEEDKLSAVDAKMTFDNNALFRHPDVFELFEPTEEEKKEQEAKDKGFSYVNLGGEIGCMVNGAGLAMATMDMIKLYGGNPANFLDIGGSSNPTKIVEAMKLLLSDKHVKVVLINIFGGITRCDDVAKGLIEAFKLIKTDMPIVIRLTGTNETEGRELLKGTKFHVATTMSEAGHMAVDLCK; from the coding sequence ATGAAAGTTCATGAATATCAAGCAAAAGAGTTTTTTGCAAGTTATGGGGTTCCAGTAGAGCGTGGAATAGTCTGCCGAACACCAGATGAAGCCGTAGAAGCCTACAAGAAGTTAGGTGTAGAGCTGGCGGTTGTTAAAGCTCAGGTGCACACTGGTGGCCGCGGTAAGGCAGGCGGTGTCAAGTTAGGTAGAAACGTCGAAGAGATACGGACACACGCAAGCAATATCCTCGGTATGGACATAAAAGGCTTTATTGTTGACCGAATTCTTCTTTGTGCAGCTGTTGATATTAAGTCAGAGTATTACGTTAGTATTCTTCCCGACCGTCAAACAAAGTCTGCTATCTTCATGATAAGCCGTGAAGGTGGTATGGATATTGAGGCTGTGGCAAAAGAAACACCTGAAAAAATTGCCAAAATAGCCATAGACCCAGCAGTAGGACTACAGGATTACAAGGCTCGTGAGATAGCTTTCAAACTCTTTGACGGCAAGAAATATGTTAATCAGGCGGTTCCATTGTTCAAGAATCTATATCGTTTATTCGTAGAAAAAGATGCTTCTTTGGTTGAAATTAACCCACTCGTTATTACGGAAGAAGACAAACTGTCTGCAGTAGACGCAAAGATGACATTCGACAACAATGCTCTCTTCCGCCACCCTGACGTGTTTGAACTTTTCGAACCTACAGAAGAAGAGAAGAAAGAACAGGAAGCGAAAGACAAAGGCTTCAGTTATGTTAACCTTGGCGGCGAAATTGGCTGTATGGTAAACGGTGCCGGACTTGCCATGGCTACCATGGACATGATAAAACTCTATGGTGGCAACCCTGCAAACTTCCTCGATATAGGTGGCAGTTCTAACCCTACGAAGATAGTTGAAGCCATGAAGCTTCTTCTTTCAGACAAGCATGTGAAGGTTGTTCTCATTAATATCTTCGGTGGTATAACCCGTTGCGACGACGTTGCAAAAGGTCTTATAGAGGCTTTCAAACTTATAAAGACCGATATGCCAATCGTTATCAGACTTACAGGTACTAACGAAACCGAAGGACGAGAATTGCTTAAAGGTACCAAGTTCCACGTTGCTACAACTATGAGCGAGGCGGGACACATGGCAGTAGACCTCTGTAAATAA
- a CDS encoding 2-oxoacid:ferredoxin oxidoreductase subunit beta has product MTQYTDKDYKKGQPRWCPGCGDHFFLASLHKAMAELGVPPYETAVISGIGCSSRLPYYVSTYAMQTIHGRAAAIATGLKVANPKLTVWQVSGDGDGLAIGGNHFIHAMRRNIDINIILLNNRIYGLTKGQYSPTSPRGFVSKSSPYGTVEDPFRPAELCFGARGKFFARTVATDAQETIAVLKAAKQHKGAAVCEILQNCVIFNEGCHDAVYNKEGRKTNAIYLEHGKPLVFGADNEFGLVQEGFGLKIVKLGEDGYTIDNILVHDAHCEDDTLQLKLAMMDTKDGFPIALGIIRDVEAPTYNDAVWEQIEEVKAKKPYHNFAELLETNDIWEVK; this is encoded by the coding sequence ATGACTCAGTATACAGACAAAGATTACAAGAAAGGTCAGCCAAGATGGTGCCCAGGTTGCGGAGACCATTTCTTCTTGGCAAGTTTACATAAAGCAATGGCAGAGTTAGGCGTTCCTCCATACGAGACTGCCGTTATCTCTGGTATTGGTTGTTCAAGCCGTTTACCTTATTATGTCAGCACCTACGCAATGCAGACAATTCACGGTCGTGCGGCTGCGATTGCAACAGGTTTAAAGGTTGCGAACCCAAAACTCACAGTTTGGCAGGTTTCTGGCGATGGCGACGGATTAGCTATCGGTGGTAACCACTTCATTCACGCAATGAGAAGAAACATCGATATAAATATAATTCTTCTCAATAACCGCATCTATGGTTTAACAAAAGGACAGTATTCTCCAACCAGTCCCCGTGGCTTTGTTTCTAAATCAAGCCCTTATGGAACTGTAGAGGATCCATTCCGCCCAGCTGAACTTTGCTTTGGTGCACGCGGAAAATTCTTTGCGCGCACTGTAGCTACAGACGCACAAGAAACCATAGCTGTACTGAAAGCAGCCAAACAACATAAAGGTGCTGCAGTTTGCGAGATACTTCAGAACTGCGTTATCTTTAACGAAGGTTGCCATGATGCCGTATATAATAAGGAAGGACGCAAAACAAACGCTATCTATTTGGAGCATGGCAAACCATTGGTCTTCGGTGCTGACAATGAATTTGGATTAGTTCAAGAAGGCTTCGGCTTAAAGATCGTTAAGTTAGGTGAGGACGGATACACTATCGATAATATACTTGTTCACGATGCCCACTGCGAAGACGATACTCTACAGCTGAAGTTGGCGATGATGGATACCAAAGATGGTTTCCCAATAGCATTGGGAATAATCCGCGATGTTGAGGCTCCGACTTACAATGATGCTGTCTGGGAACAAATAGAAGAGGTGAAAGCAAAGAAGCCTTACCATAACTTTGCGGAGCTACTCGAAACGAACGACATTTGGGAAGTTAAGTAA